Genomic segment of Anser cygnoides isolate HZ-2024a breed goose unplaced genomic scaffold, Taihu_goose_T2T_genome scaffold_44_1, whole genome shotgun sequence:
AGGGACTGTCCTTGTGGGAGGGAGCCTGAAACCCACCTCCCCTCCAGCTCTGCATCCAAGCAGCTCTTGTTGAGTTGTCACCCCATGTTCCTTTCCCCTATTCCCTCCATGCAGTCATGCAGCCTCATGCCTCCCAGGTgagcagctcctctcctgcctgcaACCATCTTTCCCCAGAGTCCCTCACTGCACTCCAAGTCCCCAGATGCCAGCACTGGGTTCTGAACGGTGGGGACACCTTGGCTCCTTCCAGGTCCCTGCAGGTGTTGGTGTGGGATGGCTACTTGTGGGATGGCCCCATTGTGCAAGGCTGGGGATGGGCTGTGAATGTGTGGGCCAGCCGTGCTGAGACCACATCCCCACCTACCCACAGATGGATGCCCCCATGCACAACGTCCCTGCTCAGGGCTGTCTCTTGGGGATGGCGCTTTGACAGCCAGGAGCCCCGGCACAGGGATGGGTGGGTGTGGGGTGCAGAGGACCAGGCGTGGCCACCCCCTGGACCTCTGCATGGCCTCAGCCATCCTCACATCGGCACTTTTCCAGGCCACATCTGCCAGGGAAATGTCAGCAGGTAGGGGAACTCTTGGGTGGCAGGGTACAGGGAAcagcagctccctcacaagACATGTGGCCCCGCACAGCAGTCATACAGGagctctcccagctctgctcgCTGGCTTCCCTCTCAAATAAAGAGCAGCAACATCAGCTGGTGCATTCTGAACCAATCCTTTATAACTCGCCTCCCACAGGACCAGTACCCACCAAGGTGCCTCCACACGGGGCACCGTAACCACCTGGGGATGTGCCCATTGCGGCCGGCACCACCTTGGGcacagggaggtgctggagtgatgcaggagctgcagagcatgGCTGCCTGGGGGTGCAGCCGTGACTCCATCCCCTCGTGTTCTCCCGGTATGCAGAGGTGGATCCCGCGATGGAGATGTGATTCTGTGAGCAGGAGGGGCAGCCACGTGGCTGCTGGGGTAGAACGCAGCTGGGAGGGTGCGCGATCCAAAGTCAGTCCTTGATGTGAGCagagagcaggggctgagccAAGGGAAGCAGAGCACGGTGGGGATTATGATGCCAGCATGGGGGAGCAGGCTGGGGCCAGCATGGAGCCCAGGAGGACATCAGAGCACCATGGGGCCAGGGACGTCTCCAGGCTGCCTGGCCCCGCTGGCACCGTGGCTCCATCTCTCCAGGAGGAGGGTGATGATGGGggcagacagcagcaggagcaggctgagggcagAGCGCAGGATCCAGACCTCCAGGGGCATGGCTGGCCCTGCAAGAGACAAGGGTCACAGTGTGGCCAAGGCAAGCCGTGCAGGACGGCCGTGCTGGGAAGGGCTGATGAGCAATGTCTCACCTCTGGAAGGGAGCTCGGTCTTGTGTGAGGGGCTGCTGCCTACGGAAGACATGAAATTCATGAAATTGCTGTGAGTTTATCATGCTCTTTGCTGGGACATTCCCAGGTGCTGAGCAGACCCTGATCTTGTGTATTGCTTCCTGGAGCAAATGGCCAAAATGAACAACCGAGCTGTTGTAAATTCATTGTCATAGGTTCGTAAAGGTTTGAGGGAAAGCTTGGAGCAGTAGTGGCACAGTCCAGGGGCAACTGACATCCCCAACACTTGTTTTTTATGCGTGGGCCCTGAAAGCCCCAAGTCTGCAGCAGAGGTGTTCTGCCCTGTGTCCATCCCTAGCcatttttggttggtttgtttttccaggtaGAGGTCCCTGGATCCCTAAGCACTCCAATATCACTCCTTTTGCAATATGGCTCCAGCCACAGTTTTAGAGCCAGAAGTATTGTCCCCTTGCTCACACGTACATTATGGCTCAGCTCATGACAACTAACCTACTTTCCCTGCCATATGCTCGTCAATGTACAGGGCAGACCTCGGAGCATCTTTGTCACAGCCCAGGGACCATCGACATCCCCAGCCCTTGCTCTCTGTACCTTGGCCCTGCAGAGCCACATGCCTCAGCAGAGGTAGTGCTGCAGAGAGAAGGGGACGCCTTGAGAACTGCGGGGTGtgatggggagaggcagggagcaggacgtGCCCGTGTAGCCAGCACACCTGCCTGATGAAGCTCCTGCACGGCCCCGTGCCCTGGGGATGGCAACCTAGCAGCCCTGAGCCTCATGGTGAAGTCCCTGGGGTTGCCAGAGGGAATCACTCACCTGGGGACGATGGCCATGCTGTGGAGGTGGCCACACTGCCTGGCAGGAGAAAGGGACAGGATGAGCATCTGCAGCACACCCAGCTCCTGTCCAGACTGAGCACCACCTGTAGCACACATCCTGCAACAGCCCTGAACACAtctgtgtggggcaggggacacaGCCCCATGGGCACATCCCCCAATCTACAGCCAGCACCATCCACAGGGGAGGCGTAAAAGTGCCCGTGGCTGCTGTGCCAACATGGGCCCCCATGGATCCAGTGTCTCAATTATTTTGTGAGGGATTAAGAATGGCATGGCAGAGATGTGCCTGTCAATTAAATTTGGCACCACCACTCTCaactttctgtgattctgggagCTAGAGGATCACACAATCACAGcatggccaaggttggaagggacctctgaaggtcatctagtccaaccttctgctgagcaggatcacctagagcaccttgcacaggatggcatccaggtgggcttggaatatctccagagaaggagactccacaacctctctgggcagcctgttccagtgctctgtcaccctcccagtaaagaagtgcccctcatattcagatggaactttctgtgcttcagtttgagCCCGTTGCCTCTCGCCCTTTCCCTGGGCACAACcgaaaagagaccagctccatcctctcgacaccctcccctcagatatttatatacattaatgaggtttcctctcagtctcctcttctccaggctaaacaggctcAGTTCTCTCAGCTCCAGTCCTCTGCTCAccttcgtagccctcctctggactgtctccagtagttctatgtccctctggtaatggggagcccagaactgggcacaaAATTCTTTGTGTTCCACACAGGGAAGTGTTTCCTTCCCAGGAGATCACACCCAGAGAACAaattccctctcccttcccatcttcaccccacacacacctccctTCAGTCACCCACCCCCACACTCATCCTCGCCTGGGGAGCTATCCTGGGTGGTCACgccagcacctgcagcttgggGCACAGAGGGTTTTGCTTAGAGGGAGTGAGACCTGGGGTACCCACATGCTCgtgcccgtgtccctgctgctgggtcCTTGCCATGTGCTCACTGCTGTCTCCTTGCCAGGCAGGCACCTTGCCACCCCTGCATTTCAATCCAGCACCCCTGTGCTCTTCTCCCTTGGCTCAATACCATGCCCCTTTCAGTTGGTTTGCTGTTCCAGGTAGAGGTCTCCGAATTCCTAAGAACTCCAGTATCTCCCTGTTCTCACTCGAGAGCTCCAAGCCCATTTTAAGAGCCACAAATGTAGACTTCTTCTTCACACATAGGTAACTGCCCAGCTCATGACCATCTCCCCATTTCCCCTGCCATAGGCTCATCAACGCACAGGGCAGATCTTGCAGCATGCCCCATGCTCCATGTCTGCAGTAGAggtggtgctgcagggacagggggacCCCTAGAGAGCAGCTCTCTCTCTAGGGGCTCCCTTGGAGGAGAGGGAACACTCCCATGGGGGAACAACCCCAGAGCcatgccctgcctgctgcagcacacagctccaGCCTCAGCACAGCCATGTGGTGGCAAGTGCCTTCGTCCCTTCTGACCCCTTCAGCCCAGGGCCGTGTCTCACCGGGGACATCCAGGATGCGGCCAGCGCTGAGGGCAGAGTTCCTCACTTGTTTCATCTCAGTCCTCAGCTGGTACCCACATGTATATCTTCCTGCGCTTCTTGACGTGATGTTCAGGACCATGGAGTAGCTCAGCTGCCCTTGCTGGGCTTTCTGGCTGTACAACTCCAGCCTATCCTTGCAGAAGATGATTCGTCTTACGGGTGACACCACACGGAGTAAACACTGGAGCACAGCTGTGgtacctggctgagcagaacTTGTGTTGAGTTGGAGATCAGGAGCCGGGAGATCCCCTGGAGGAGACACAGCAGTGAAGGTCTGCCGTAGGGCAGAGCTCACAGTGGTTGGGCTTCAAAGTGCCCTGGGTCTGGGAGGGAAGGACTCACGAGTacctggggagctgcagatGTCCTGGGAAGTCAAGCTGGCGGCTGTGCCAAGGGGCAGAGAGAGATTTGCTGAGAGGGGCAGTGTCCAGGCTCATCCAGATGCCCCTGCCCACATCCTCACTGCTAAGCAGGCATTATCACACCTGCATGTTCTCATGCTGTATCTCTTCAATATCCCCTTGAACAATGCCAATGTCAATGCCAATCCtgatcccaatcccaatcccaatcccaatcccatttTCTGTGGATTTCTTGTTCCAGGAAGGCCCCATAGCTCCGCAAAGAATTCAGAGGTCCTAGAGTCTCAGAGCAACACTACAGACAATTTATGGTACTGGAGAAGTTTGCCCCTTGCTCAGACCTGCATCATACCTGGAGGAAGAAATCCCCATACTGCATTCCCCAAAACAACTCTGCCCCGCAGTGCTGCATGCCTGCCCCGCACACGCTGTCCCCATCATCTCCTGTGCCCACCATTGtcctctcctgcccccagcagcagccctccagccCTCAGCCCCCACGCCCAGCAATGCCCCAACTCACAgagcgccagcagcaggacggcaGGGCCAGAAGGAGACAGCCTTGCCCATGGCGCCTGCCCCAGCATCTTTTGGGGCGCTGCTTTTGGGGAGCACCGTCTGCTTCAGGTGCCTGCTTTGCTCTGAGCTGGGGACGGTGGGACAGAggcttgcagtgcagctgggaCCTGTCCTGTGGGCTTTCTGTGGCTGCCTGAGCCTGCCCAGTACCAGAGGCTCTCATCAGTGGGGCCTTGCCTAAGAACCTGCTACATCCGCTGCTTGTTTTGAGCCCCCGCTGTTATTTCTGTCCTCTCACACACCACAGTTTTAACAAGTATCTCAAGGGCAGCATCCTTCCTGCAAAGCCTTCCTGCCCCTTGCCCCCATTTGGATTTGCCTTCTTCTGAACATGtcactctgcttttcttcaatgTCCACAAAAACGGTTGAGCCGGGGGAATCCTGCACCAAGGTCAAAGTGACTTCAGACCTCTGGATCAGTTGCCAAGGCTGTGGGCAGATTTCTCCTTAGTCCTGTTGGTGAATCAGCTTATGAAGAACTCTCAAGGAGTCTCAACTGGGGCCATACTGCTGCCAGTACAGCACTGTGGGAGCGATCTGCACCCACTGGTCTTCAATTCTCTTGGGCATGACTGCccatctcttctgctttcacCTGGGCTTCTAATCCTCAATAGCCAGGCTCTAAAAGTCCAGAGGACGAGGCCCGGACAGGCCTTGTTCTCTGCCTGCACTGTGAAGCACCACTGGCACAGCTGGGCCTGTACGCACAGGCCCAAGGGCTCCCACCACAGCCTTTTGGACACCCACTTCATCTCTTCCAAGGGGTTTTGTTGCTCAAAGTGCTCTTCTTTCAGGTTACTCAATAGGGAGGGATCAGAAGCTCACTACAATCTGCAGTATGCCGTCTCCAGAATCCCACAAGGCCTAGGAAAtcttgtgtttctttcctgttaGCTGGTGGGGATGCAGTTGTTACCTCATTGACCTCACCCACTGAGGTGTGGCATCCTGCCTTTTTACACCCAAGAACCACATTTCCTGGGCAGGCCCCTTGACCTTACTCTGGTCAATGGCAAAATCAGCCTTCAGGAGAATTTGGgtggttttcttccctttctcaaagactttctctgttttgctgCCCCACATGAGGGTGCCATCAATGCACTGCAGGTGCTCAGGAACATCACCTTGTTCCACAGCCATCTGCATTACTCCATGGTAAGTggcagggctgtgtttccacccctggcACCGTCCATCCCAGGTGTATCGGATGCCCCTCCAAGGGAAAGCAAACTGCGGCCTGCATTCTGCagctgtattgggtttacgtggcaagggtTTATTAGCAGGGGTCTGCAGAGGTGAGAATTCCAGAAGCTAACCCCTTTTTGAAAAAGGCCAGTTTCAGACTGCTCCAAAGGGAACTGCTGCAGGCCAAAGACGAGCCAAAAAGCAATGTTGTTTCCTCCTCcatgaaagcatatttaagaaagggaaaaaaacgtTGCACAACAATAGGTGGcagagggaggagtgagaaccagccctgcaggcaccaaggtcagtgcagcaggagggcaggaggtgctccaggctcacagcagcagttcccctgcggcctggggagaggcccctggtggagcaggctgtccccctgcagcccacgggtcccacacggagcagatctccacgctgcagcccgtggaggagcccccgctggagcaggtggatgtggcctggaggaggctgcggcccatggagagcccccgcgggagcaggccccgggccggagctgcagcctgtagGAGGTGACCACGCAGGATCAGGTTGGAAGGACGGCATTCCGCAGGAGGTACCCCCCCAttggagcaggggcacagagTGAGTGTGGAGGAGTGGCGGAGATGAAGCATTAcggactgaccgcagcccccattcgTCATTGCCCTGCACCACTGggaggaaggaggtggaagaaggtgGGTCtggggaagatattttttggtttgtttgtttgtttgtttgtttctctgttatCTAGCTTGTTAATAATAGctaataaatttcattaatctccctatgctgagtctgttttgcctgtgacaattAACcttgagtgatctccctgttcttatcACAAGCCTTCAACCATTCTCattatattttctctccctttccctttcaggagggggagtgagagagcggttgtgaTGGAGCTCTCTGTCCTGCTTAGTAAAATCACCACAACTGctcagaagagagaagaaacacaAGTACCAAATGCCTTCTTTGGCTCAGTCTGTACTaacaaaaccagccttcagaaacGCCATGTTCTAGAAGTCAGGAACAAGGGCTGCAGCAAGGAAGGCGTCCCCTTGGTGAGGGAGGATCAGGAGGAGCAATGATTCAGCCAACTGAGCACAGAGAAGGCCGTGGGCCCTCTAGGAGGCACCCCCaagtgctgaaggagctggcagatgtcatTGCGAGGCCACCTTCCATCATCCTTGATGGGTCAAGGCAAGTGGGAGAAGGGCCCAAAGACTGGATGGAAGCAAACGTCAGTACTTTTCCAGAatggcaagaaggaggacctggggaactagaGGCCTGTCAGATcgcctccatccctggaaggtGGTGGAGTAGCTCATCCAGGAAAGTGTTTCCAGGCACTTGGAGAACAAACCAAtcatcaggagtagtcagcaggaATTCAGCAAGAGGAGGCCATGCTTGGCCAACCCAACAACCTTCTATGATGAATGACTGTCCAGGTAGACAAGGGCAGAGCATTCATCTTGCTTGCCTGGACTTCAGCAACGCCTCTGAAAGTGTCTCCGCCAAGACTGTCATAGAGAAACTGTTGATATCTGAGCTGAAAGAGCAGAGGGTAGAGTGGACTGAGAACTGATGGAAGGGCTAAGCCCCAAGGGGGGGTGATCAGTGCTGCAAAGTCTAGTTGAAGGACGCTAATTAGTGGTGTAAAACAAGGATCCAAATGCGGTCCAATTCCATTCCACATCTGCATTACTCTCAGGATGCTGGGGCAGAGGttaccctcagcaagtttgcagctGACACCACAATGGGGATTCACTCGCCAAGGAGGGTTGGAGGCTATATGGGAATGAGGGAGTAGCTCCTTGCACCCAACTCTGTATATTCCCTTCCAGGAAAAGTGTCCTGGAGGCTTGTGCTGTGAAACATGAATGTGTGGGCCTGAAGGAAGCTGTGAAGCAAGTGCCTTGATGAGGGTTTGAGACCTGAGGGACTGTCCTTGTGGGAAGGAGCCTGAATCCCACCTCCCCTCCGGCTCTGCCTCCAAGCAGCTCTTGCCGAGTTTTGACcccattttcctttcccctaCTCCCTCCATGCAGTCATGCAGCCTCATGCCTCCCAGGTGAGCAGCTGCTCTTCTGCCTGCACCCATCTTACCCTGGAGTCCCCCACT
This window contains:
- the LOC136789336 gene encoding uncharacterized protein isoform X1, producing MLGQAPWARLSPSGPAVLLLALSASLTSQDICSSPGDLPAPDLQLNTSSAQPGTTAVLQCLLRVVSPVRRIIFCKDRLELYSQKAQQGQLSYSMVLNITSRSAGRYTCGYQLRTEMKQVRNSALSAGRILDVPGSVATSTAWPSSPGSSPSHKTELPSRGPAMPLEVWILRSALSLLLLLSAPIITLLLERWSHGASGARQPGDVPGPMVL
- the LOC136789336 gene encoding uncharacterized protein isoform X2; protein product: MLGQAPWARLSPSGPAVLLLALSASLTSQDICSSPGDLPAPDLQLNTSSAQPGTTAVLQCLLRVVSPVRRIIFCKDRLELYSQKAQQGQLSYSMVLNITSRSAGRYTCGYQLRTEMKQVRNSALSAGRILDVPGSSPSHKTELPSRGPAMPLEVWILRSALSLLLLLSAPIITLLLERWSHGASGARQPGDVPGPMVL